From the genome of Psychroserpens ponticola, one region includes:
- the uvrA gene encoding excinuclease ABC subunit UvrA gives MSKFHETIEVKGARVHNLKNIDVSIPREQLVVITGLSGSGKSSLAFDTIYAEGQRRYIETFSAYARQFLGGLERPDVDKIDGLSPVIAIEQKTTSKSPRSTVGTITEIYDFLRLLYARASDAYSYNTGEKMVSYNDEQIKDLIKASYKGKRINILSPIIRSRKGHYRELFEQIAKQGFVKVRTDGDVRDLVKGMKLDRYKMHDIEIVIDRLKIDDTADNDKRLSETINTAMYHGEDVLMVLDHDTNETRYFSRNLMCPSSGVSYPNPEPNNFSFNSPKGACQTCNGIGTLYQVNENKIVPDENLSINAGALAPHGPQKSSWIFKQFETIAQRFSFSLNDTFKTIPDEAKQMIMHGGNDKFSVESKSLGVTRDYKIEFEGVANFIESQYKNAETTSLKRWAKEYMDKVSCPTCEGSRLRKESLYFKVNGLNIGELADKDIVDFAAWFEDLENNLSEKQFKIAEEIIKEIKARSKFLLDVGLDYLSLNRSSKSLSGGEAQRIRLATQIGSQLVGVLYILDEPSIGLHQRDNEKLINSLVALRDIGNSVIVVEHDKDMIERADYVIDIGPKAGKFGGEIISIGTPEELLTHKTLTADYLNGQKEIPVPKKRRKGNGKKIELKGCTGNNLKNVSISLPLGKMIGITGVSGSGKSTLINETLYPIMNAYYFNGVKIPMPYKSIKGLEHIDKVIDINQSPIGRTPRSNPATYTGTFSEIRSLFAKIPEALIRGYKPGRFSFNVKGGRCETCQGGGLRVIEMNFLPDVYVECETCQGKRFNRETLEIRYKGKSISDVLNMTMNEAVDFFEHIPKIHKKLKTIVDVGLGYITLGQQSTTLSGGEAQRIKLATELSKRDTGNTFYILDEPTTGLHFEDIRVLMLVLNKLVDKGNTVLIIEHNLDVIKMADHIIDIGYEGGQGGGNIVAKGTPEEIIKDKKSYTAKFLKKELN, from the coding sequence GATGTTTCCATTCCACGTGAACAATTAGTTGTTATAACAGGTTTGTCTGGAAGCGGCAAATCATCTTTAGCATTCGATACAATTTATGCTGAAGGTCAGCGTCGATATATTGAAACATTTTCTGCATATGCAAGACAATTTTTAGGAGGCTTAGAACGTCCTGATGTTGATAAAATTGATGGCTTATCTCCTGTTATTGCAATCGAACAAAAAACAACAAGTAAATCTCCTCGATCTACTGTTGGGACGATTACAGAAATTTATGATTTTCTACGTTTGCTTTACGCTCGAGCTAGTGATGCTTACAGTTATAATACTGGAGAAAAAATGGTGAGTTACAATGATGAACAAATCAAGGACCTCATCAAAGCGAGTTATAAAGGCAAACGCATTAACATCCTCTCTCCTATTATTCGCTCTAGAAAAGGCCATTATCGAGAACTGTTTGAACAAATTGCAAAACAAGGGTTTGTTAAAGTAAGAACTGATGGTGACGTTCGTGATTTAGTGAAAGGCATGAAGCTTGATCGATACAAAATGCATGACATTGAAATTGTCATTGACCGACTGAAAATTGATGATACTGCTGATAATGACAAGCGTCTTTCTGAAACCATAAATACTGCAATGTATCATGGTGAAGATGTATTGATGGTTCTCGATCATGACACCAATGAAACGCGTTATTTTAGTCGAAATCTTATGTGCCCTTCATCTGGAGTTTCCTATCCTAATCCTGAACCTAATAATTTTTCTTTCAACTCACCAAAAGGTGCTTGTCAGACATGTAATGGGATTGGAACTTTATATCAGGTCAACGAAAATAAAATTGTTCCAGATGAAAATTTGTCTATTAATGCTGGTGCTCTAGCGCCTCATGGTCCGCAAAAAAGCAGTTGGATTTTTAAGCAATTCGAAACCATAGCACAGCGTTTTAGTTTTAGTCTAAATGATACTTTTAAAACGATTCCTGATGAAGCCAAACAAATGATTATGCATGGTGGAAACGATAAGTTTTCAGTTGAAAGTAAAAGCTTAGGTGTAACTCGTGATTATAAAATAGAATTTGAAGGTGTTGCTAACTTTATTGAAAGTCAGTATAAAAATGCAGAAACAACATCGCTTAAACGTTGGGCAAAAGAATACATGGACAAAGTCTCTTGTCCAACTTGTGAAGGCTCAAGGCTTAGAAAAGAATCGCTGTATTTTAAGGTCAACGGGCTTAACATCGGAGAACTTGCTGATAAAGATATTGTAGATTTTGCTGCATGGTTTGAAGATTTAGAAAACAACCTTAGTGAAAAACAATTCAAAATTGCTGAAGAAATTATAAAAGAAATTAAAGCAAGATCGAAATTTTTATTAGATGTTGGTTTAGATTATTTATCACTTAATAGAAGTTCAAAATCACTATCAGGTGGAGAAGCACAACGCATTAGATTAGCAACTCAAATCGGTTCACAATTGGTAGGTGTACTTTATATTTTAGATGAACCAAGTATTGGTTTGCACCAACGTGATAACGAAAAATTAATCAATTCCTTAGTCGCGCTTCGAGATATTGGCAATTCTGTAATTGTTGTAGAACATGATAAAGACATGATAGAACGTGCAGATTATGTCATAGATATTGGTCCGAAAGCAGGGAAATTTGGTGGAGAAATTATCAGTATTGGTACTCCTGAAGAATTACTAACTCACAAAACTTTAACCGCAGATTATCTCAATGGTCAAAAAGAAATTCCTGTTCCGAAAAAACGACGAAAAGGGAATGGTAAAAAAATTGAACTTAAAGGTTGTACAGGAAACAATTTAAAAAACGTTTCGATAAGCCTTCCTTTAGGAAAAATGATTGGTATAACTGGTGTTTCAGGAAGTGGAAAATCAACACTCATTAATGAAACACTTTATCCAATAATGAATGCCTATTACTTTAATGGCGTCAAAATACCAATGCCTTACAAAAGCATTAAAGGATTAGAGCATATTGATAAAGTGATTGACATTAACCAATCTCCAATTGGAAGAACGCCAAGAAGTAATCCAGCAACGTACACAGGTACATTTAGCGAAATACGAAGTTTGTTTGCTAAAATTCCTGAAGCTTTAATTAGAGGTTATAAACCAGGTCGCTTTAGTTTTAATGTTAAAGGTGGTCGATGTGAAACCTGTCAAGGTGGTGGTTTACGTGTAATTGAAATGAATTTCCTTCCAGACGTTTATGTCGAATGTGAAACCTGTCAAGGCAAACGATTTAATAGAGAAACTCTTGAAATTCGCTATAAAGGGAAATCAATTAGTGATGTTCTCAATATGACCATGAACGAGGCTGTCGACTTCTTTGAACACATACCAAAGATTCATAAAAAACTAAAAACAATCGTCGATGTTGGCTTAGGCTATATCACGCTTGGCCAACAAAGCACAACGCTTTCTGGTGGTGAAGCACAGCGAATTAAATTGGCTACAGAACTTAGCAAACGTGACACAGGAAATACCTTCTATATTTTAGATGAGCCAACTACTGGCTTGCATTTTGAAGATATTAGAGTCTTAATGTTAGTCCTGAACAAATTGGTAGATAAAGGAAATACGGTTTTAATCATTGAACACAACTTAGATGTGATTAAAATGGCAGATCATATAATTGATATTGGTTATGAAGGTGGACAAGGCGGTGGAAACATCGTTGCAAAAGGAACTCCTGAAGAGATAATTAAAGATAAAAAGAGTTACACTGCTAAATTCTTGAAAAAAGAATTAAATTAG
- a CDS encoding gluzincin family metallopeptidase, producing the protein MKLKLFIFVAFSLLLFKIGFGQNSIDLKADFDVENKTIHIQQKIIYHNTSDDALKVIYLNDWNNAYSTKKTPLAKRFEEEYSLKFHLAKNDQRGYTTITTLKNNADKDLIFSQLDEHPDIVKIDLDAPLLPNQKYELNLNYSLVLPDETFTGHGISKNKEFNLKYWYLTPAVYNGKWQIYSNKNLDDLYTPKAHLNFEIKLPLGYTFVSELNTIDIQQTKDNQTIILEGQDRVNTTFILVKFSNFKFVQTDDFNIISDISSKNITPNQKALITDKITRFITQNLGEYPHQRLLITKSDYKKDPLYGLNLLPDFIRPFPDSFQYELKLLKTALKNYLDNTLLVNPRTDYWIKEGIQIYYLMKYIETYYPDTKMIGTLANIWGIRSFHAADLKYNDQFVMFYMQMARTNIDQALTTSKDSLLKFNSNIANKYKAGVGLRYLDDFVNGNTIESTLSQYLTDNKTEITSSKNFENLLKKNTDKDVDWFFTDYVNSRKKIDFKIKKVEATEDSITLTILNKRDHKAPVSLFTLDNDSILSKTWIENINEKKTITIPNDGNNKFALNYDNTIPEFNLRDNYKSLNSNFLNNKPLQFRLIQDVEDPYYNQIFMMPLLEFKNIYDGVTFGGKFYNKTLLRKRLNYKISPQYATNSKIITGRASAQYTQNIENSNLYGINYGFGASYASFAEEAFVTRITPSISMNFRNDSDFRSDEFKSLNFRFLSISRDVNDPTIFEVDNDIVDVPDYNVFNVRYVTGKPGIINFEKWFYDFQLAERFGKIAVNYEYRKLSQSNRQFNIRFFAGTFLYNKTDPTSDYFSFALDRPTDYLFDYNYLGRSESSGIFSQQIIIADGGFKSMLETPFANRWMTTINASTTIWRYVEAYGDIGLIKNRSHNPNFAYDSGIRLNLITDYFEVYFPIYSNLGWEVGQPNYEERIRILFTLDPGKLLGLFRRRWF; encoded by the coding sequence TTGAAATTAAAACTGTTCATTTTTGTTGCATTTAGTTTGCTCTTATTTAAAATAGGTTTTGGTCAAAATTCTATTGATCTAAAAGCCGATTTTGATGTGGAAAATAAAACCATTCACATACAACAGAAAATCATATATCATAACACTAGTGACGATGCGTTAAAAGTGATTTACTTAAACGATTGGAATAATGCCTACTCAACAAAAAAAACACCATTAGCCAAACGATTTGAAGAAGAATATAGTCTTAAATTTCATCTTGCAAAAAATGATCAACGTGGTTATACAACAATTACCACTTTAAAAAATAATGCTGACAAAGACCTAATTTTTAGCCAGCTTGATGAGCATCCAGATATTGTAAAAATAGACTTAGATGCACCACTTTTACCTAATCAAAAATATGAACTTAATTTAAACTACAGTTTAGTTCTTCCAGATGAAACCTTTACTGGTCATGGCATTAGTAAAAACAAAGAGTTTAATTTAAAATACTGGTATCTCACACCTGCAGTTTACAATGGAAAGTGGCAAATTTATAGCAACAAAAATCTTGACGACCTCTATACACCAAAAGCGCATCTAAATTTTGAAATTAAACTGCCATTAGGATATACTTTTGTTTCTGAATTAAATACTATTGACATTCAACAAACTAAAGACAATCAAACCATAATTTTAGAAGGCCAAGACAGGGTTAACACAACATTTATATTAGTTAAATTCTCTAACTTTAAATTTGTTCAAACCGATGATTTTAATATCATTTCTGACATTAGTAGTAAAAACATTACTCCAAATCAAAAAGCACTAATAACAGATAAAATAACACGTTTTATTACTCAAAACCTTGGAGAATATCCACATCAACGTTTATTAATTACTAAAAGCGATTACAAAAAAGATCCGCTTTATGGTTTAAACCTTTTACCTGATTTTATTAGACCTTTTCCTGATAGTTTTCAGTACGAATTAAAATTGCTAAAAACAGCTCTTAAAAATTATTTAGACAACACACTTTTAGTCAATCCTAGAACAGATTATTGGATAAAAGAAGGCATTCAGATTTACTATTTAATGAAGTATATCGAAACCTATTATCCTGACACCAAAATGATTGGTACTCTAGCAAATATTTGGGGAATTAGATCCTTTCATGCTGCAGATTTAAAATATAACGATCAGTTTGTAATGTTTTACATGCAAATGGCAAGAACTAATATTGATCAAGCACTAACAACTTCTAAAGATTCTCTTTTAAAATTCAATTCTAATATTGCAAACAAATATAAAGCTGGTGTTGGCTTACGGTATTTAGATGATTTTGTAAATGGAAACACTATTGAATCAACACTAAGTCAGTACTTAACTGATAATAAAACTGAAATTACATCATCTAAAAACTTCGAAAACCTACTTAAGAAAAATACAGATAAAGATGTCGATTGGTTTTTTACAGATTATGTCAATTCTAGAAAAAAGATTGATTTCAAAATCAAAAAGGTTGAAGCTACTGAAGATTCTATAACGCTAACCATTTTAAACAAAAGAGATCATAAAGCACCTGTTTCGTTATTTACGCTAGATAATGATTCAATTCTTTCTAAAACCTGGATAGAAAACATAAACGAAAAGAAAACAATTACAATCCCTAATGATGGAAACAATAAGTTTGCTTTAAATTATGACAATACCATTCCTGAGTTTAATCTTAGAGATAATTATAAATCGTTAAACAGTAATTTTTTAAATAATAAGCCTCTTCAATTTAGACTCATTCAAGATGTTGAAGATCCATATTACAATCAAATCTTTATGATGCCCTTATTAGAATTTAAAAACATCTATGATGGAGTAACATTTGGCGGGAAATTTTACAACAAAACATTACTCAGAAAACGACTTAATTATAAAATATCTCCACAATACGCTACCAATTCAAAAATAATTACTGGTAGAGCATCTGCTCAATATACTCAGAACATAGAAAACAGTAATCTATATGGTATTAATTATGGATTTGGCGCAAGTTATGCTTCTTTTGCTGAAGAGGCTTTTGTTACTCGTATTACACCAAGTATTTCCATGAATTTCAGAAATGATTCTGATTTTAGATCTGATGAATTTAAAAGTTTGAATTTTAGATTCCTTTCCATTAGTAGAGATGTTAATGATCCTACAATTTTTGAAGTTGATAATGATATTGTAGATGTACCAGATTATAATGTTTTTAATGTAAGATATGTTACTGGAAAACCTGGTATTATCAATTTTGAAAAATGGTTTTACGATTTTCAGCTTGCCGAACGCTTTGGTAAAATAGCTGTCAACTACGAATACAGAAAACTCTCCCAAAGTAATCGACAATTTAATATTCGCTTTTTTGCAGGCACATTTTTATACAACAAAACCGATCCAACATCAGATTATTTTAGTTTTGCGTTAGATAGACCAACAGATTATCTTTTCGATTATAACTACTTAGGTCGATCTGAATCTTCTGGTATTTTTAGTCAGCAAATTATTATTGCAGATGGTGGATTTAAATCCATGTTAGAAACACCTTTTGCAAACCGATGGATGACAACTATTAATGCAAGTACCACGATTTGGAGATATGTTGAAGCGTATGGCGATATAGGTTTAATAAAAAACAGAAGCCATAATCCAAACTTTGCTTATGATTCTGGTATTAGATTAAACTTAATCACCGACTATTTCGAAGTTTATTTTCCTATTTATTCTAATTTAGGCTGGGAAGTTGGACAACCAAACTACGAAGAACGTATTCGGATTTTATTCACCTTAGATCCAGGGAAACTTTTAGGACTATTTAGGCGACGATGGTTTTAG
- a CDS encoding endonuclease/exonuclease/phosphatase family protein, giving the protein MKKKLCLFVLICIFAFKGLHAQENFKIMFYNVLNFPLEDAVPNRLQYLEAILDDYRPDIFMVCELNNINGAQTILNSLQFLNPNIESAIFELNTSDDNISDQNDLQNLIYYDSSKFILESQTIVTSIYRDFNHYRMKINSLESDTNPVFIDFIVCHLKASSGTENQALRLQMVEDLVAYLDALPSDSNVVLAGDFNVYTHSEPAFQELIDTDNNNNIDFIDPADQIGSWHNNTSYIEVMTQSTRTQTGFGGATGGFDDRFDFILTSENMQTNPEIKFVENSYKVFGNNANVQCYNQAINSSDCSGADYSSFIRNALHNFSDHLPVTLELQTNQTLSLEEFTTLSAMQFVGSNVINNTLMLKLNPLAQLKTVTINNSLGQVIKTITVKNSLYIEESMSSMSNGIYYITSQELQNKPLKFIVAH; this is encoded by the coding sequence ATGAAAAAGAAACTATGTTTGTTTGTATTGATTTGCATCTTTGCATTTAAAGGATTGCACGCACAAGAGAATTTTAAAATAATGTTTTACAATGTTTTAAATTTTCCTTTAGAAGATGCAGTACCTAATCGCTTACAATATTTAGAAGCCATTTTAGATGACTACAGACCTGATATATTTATGGTTTGTGAGTTAAATAATATAAATGGTGCACAAACCATATTGAATTCCCTTCAATTTTTAAATCCAAATATTGAAAGCGCCATATTTGAATTAAATACGTCTGACGACAACATTAGTGATCAAAATGATCTTCAGAATTTAATTTATTATGATAGTTCTAAATTCATCCTTGAAAGCCAAACTATTGTCACAAGTATTTACAGAGATTTTAATCATTATCGAATGAAAATCAATTCATTAGAATCTGATACAAATCCAGTATTTATTGATTTTATTGTTTGTCATTTAAAAGCATCTAGTGGCACTGAAAATCAAGCACTTCGTCTTCAAATGGTTGAAGATTTAGTGGCCTACTTAGATGCATTACCTTCGGACAGCAATGTAGTTCTGGCTGGAGATTTCAATGTATACACGCATTCCGAACCTGCATTTCAAGAACTCATAGATACTGATAATAACAATAATATCGACTTTATAGATCCTGCAGATCAAATTGGAAGCTGGCATAATAACACTAGTTACATTGAGGTTATGACACAATCTACAAGAACACAAACAGGTTTTGGTGGTGCTACTGGAGGTTTTGATGATCGATTCGATTTTATTTTGACGTCGGAAAACATGCAAACAAATCCTGAAATTAAATTTGTAGAAAATTCATATAAGGTTTTTGGAAATAACGCAAACGTACAATGTTACAATCAAGCAATCAATTCATCAGATTGTAGTGGAGCAGATTATTCGTCCTTCATAAGAAATGCTTTGCATAATTTTAGTGACCACCTTCCCGTTACATTAGAGTTACAAACGAATCAAACATTATCATTAGAAGAATTTACAACTCTATCTGCAATGCAATTTGTTGGTTCTAATGTCATCAACAACACTTTAATGCTTAAACTAAATCCTTTAGCTCAATTAAAAACGGTAACTATTAACAATAGTTTAGGACAAGTAATTAAAACTATAACTGTTAAAAATTCGTTATATATTGAAGAAAGCATGTCATCTATGTCAAATGGTATATATTACATAACATCGCAAGAATTACAAAATAAACCATTAAAATTCATCGTAGCACATTGA
- a CDS encoding LOG family protein — protein MKKEQNTKGWNEIKTNDSWAIFKIMGEFVNGYEKLSKIGPCVSIFGSARTKPDHKYYKLTEEVATKIVDHGYGVITGGGPGIMEAGNKGAHIAGGTSVGLNIELPFEQHDNPYIDSDKSLDFDYFFVRKVMFVKYSQGFVVMPGGFGTLDELFEAMTLIQTNKIEKFPIILVGTDFWGGLMDWVKSTLLEEKNISPKDLDLIHVVDTADEVIGILDGFYKDYGLSPNF, from the coding sequence ATGAAGAAAGAACAAAACACTAAAGGTTGGAATGAAATTAAGACCAACGATTCTTGGGCAATTTTTAAAATTATGGGTGAATTCGTAAACGGTTACGAAAAACTCAGTAAAATTGGACCTTGCGTTTCCATTTTTGGATCTGCAAGAACAAAACCAGATCATAAATATTATAAACTCACAGAAGAAGTAGCTACCAAAATTGTAGACCATGGTTATGGTGTCATTACAGGTGGTGGACCTGGAATTATGGAAGCTGGTAATAAAGGCGCACATATTGCAGGAGGAACTTCTGTAGGATTAAATATTGAATTGCCATTTGAACAACATGATAATCCGTATATCGATTCTGATAAAAGTTTGGATTTTGATTACTTCTTTGTTAGAAAAGTAATGTTTGTAAAATACTCTCAAGGTTTTGTAGTGATGCCTGGAGGCTTTGGAACCTTAGACGAACTTTTTGAAGCCATGACTTTAATACAAACCAATAAAATTGAAAAATTCCCTATCATCTTGGTTGGAACCGATTTTTGGGGAGGTTTAATGGATTGGGTAAAATCTACCTTACTCGAAGAAAAAAATATCAGTCCAAAAGATTTAGATTTAATCCACGTTGTAGATACTGCTGATGAAGTTATTGGCATTTTGGACGGTTTCTATAAAGACTATGGTTTAAGTCCAAATTTCTAG
- a CDS encoding alpha-ketoacid dehydrogenase subunit alpha/beta, which yields MQTDSNTKTDLTFEDFKSQVLNDYKIAVTSRECSLLGRREVLTGKAKFGIFGDGKEIPQLAWAKVFKNGDFRSGYYRDQTFMMAIGQLTIEQFFAGLYGTSDIKSEPMSAGRQMGGHYGTHSLDENGNWKNLTEQKNSSADISPTAGQMPRLLGLAQASKIYRNVESIDTTKFSKKGNEIAWGTIGNASTSEGLFFETINAAGVLQVPMVINIWDDEYGISVHAKYQTTKEDISEILKGFQRDEDHKGYELLKVNGWDYPALIETYQKAEYIARTEHVPVMLHVVELTQPQGHSTSGSHERYKSRERLDWEEEFDCIVQMRKWMISNNIATQDELDVLNKTIKKNVREGKKAAWNTYLNPIKDEQQEAIRLLSELSESSSNKVFINKIVEQLKSIDEPVRKDIASAVRKGLRYVISEDAIEKDNIQAWISSYMTSNQPKYSSHLHSTSKHAATNIKEVLPTYDNNAEQVDGRLVLRDNFDAIFGNYPQALVFGEDAGNIGDVNQGLEGLQEKYGELRVSDAGIREATILGQGIGMAMRGLRPIAEIQYLDYILYALQIMSDDLATLQYRTQGKQKAPLIVRTRGHRLEGIWHSGSQLGGIINLIRGIHVLVPRNMTKAAGFYNTLLESDEPALIIECLNGYRLKETMPNNIGQFKTPIGVVETIKEGSDITLVSYGSTLRIVEQVAKELIEVGVDAEVIDIQSLLPLDINHDIVKSVAKTNRLMVIDEDVPGGASAYILNEIINTQSAFQHLDGQPKTLTAQPHRPAYGTDGDYFSKPSAEDIFEAIYDVMHEANPNDYPKLR from the coding sequence ATGCAAACCGACTCTAATACAAAAACCGATTTAACTTTTGAAGACTTCAAATCTCAAGTTCTAAACGACTATAAAATTGCTGTAACTAGTAGAGAATGTAGTTTGTTAGGTCGACGTGAAGTATTAACTGGCAAGGCTAAATTTGGCATTTTCGGTGATGGTAAAGAAATCCCTCAACTTGCTTGGGCTAAAGTCTTTAAAAATGGAGATTTTAGATCTGGATACTACAGAGATCAAACGTTTATGATGGCTATTGGTCAATTAACTATTGAGCAATTTTTTGCTGGCTTGTATGGTACTTCAGATATCAAATCTGAACCCATGTCTGCAGGTCGTCAAATGGGAGGACATTATGGTACACACAGTTTAGATGAGAATGGCAATTGGAAAAACCTAACGGAACAAAAAAACTCAAGTGCAGACATCTCTCCTACTGCTGGTCAGATGCCTCGCCTTTTAGGATTGGCACAAGCTTCCAAAATATATAGAAATGTTGAGAGCATTGATACCACTAAGTTTTCTAAAAAAGGAAATGAAATTGCTTGGGGAACTATTGGTAATGCAAGTACAAGTGAAGGTTTATTTTTTGAGACCATAAATGCTGCTGGTGTTTTACAAGTTCCAATGGTTATTAATATTTGGGATGATGAATATGGAATTTCTGTTCATGCCAAATACCAAACGACTAAAGAAGATATCTCAGAAATCTTAAAAGGATTTCAAAGAGATGAAGATCATAAAGGTTACGAACTGCTTAAAGTTAACGGTTGGGATTATCCTGCGTTAATAGAAACCTACCAAAAAGCAGAATACATTGCACGTACTGAGCATGTTCCGGTTATGTTACATGTTGTAGAATTGACACAACCTCAAGGTCATTCAACGTCTGGTTCTCATGAACGTTATAAAAGTAGAGAACGTTTAGATTGGGAAGAAGAGTTTGATTGCATTGTACAAATGCGAAAGTGGATGATTAGCAATAATATCGCAACTCAAGATGAACTTGATGTTTTAAATAAAACCATTAAAAAAAACGTTCGTGAAGGCAAAAAGGCAGCTTGGAACACTTATTTGAATCCAATTAAAGACGAACAACAGGAAGCTATACGTTTACTTTCTGAGCTTTCTGAATCTAGTAGTAATAAAGTATTTATCAATAAAATTGTAGAACAGCTCAAAAGCATTGACGAACCTGTTAGAAAAGATATCGCTTCTGCAGTTAGAAAAGGCTTACGATATGTGATTTCTGAAGATGCTATCGAAAAAGATAATATTCAAGCTTGGATTAGTTCTTATATGACATCCAACCAACCTAAATACAGCTCGCATTTACACAGTACTTCAAAACATGCTGCGACTAACATCAAAGAAGTATTACCAACTTACGATAACAATGCTGAACAAGTAGATGGCAGACTCGTATTAAGAGATAATTTTGATGCAATTTTTGGCAACTATCCTCAAGCTTTAGTGTTTGGTGAAGATGCTGGAAATATTGGAGATGTCAATCAAGGATTAGAAGGACTTCAAGAAAAATATGGCGAACTTAGAGTTTCTGATGCTGGAATACGTGAAGCGACTATTCTCGGACAAGGGATTGGTATGGCAATGCGTGGCTTAAGACCAATTGCCGAAATACAATATTTAGATTACATTTTGTATGCATTACAAATCATGAGTGATGATTTGGCCACACTTCAATATAGAACGCAAGGCAAACAAAAAGCACCATTAATTGTAAGAACTCGTGGTCATAGACTTGAAGGCATTTGGCATTCTGGCTCTCAACTAGGAGGTATTATTAACCTTATCAGAGGCATTCATGTTTTGGTGCCTAGAAATATGACAAAAGCAGCAGGATTTTACAATACTCTTTTAGAAAGTGATGAGCCTGCACTTATTATTGAATGCTTAAATGGATACCGTTTAAAAGAAACAATGCCAAATAATATTGGTCAGTTTAAAACACCAATTGGTGTTGTAGAAACTATAAAAGAAGGTTCAGATATTACATTGGTATCTTATGGTTCTACACTAAGAATTGTTGAGCAAGTCGCAAAAGAATTGATAGAAGTTGGTGTTGATGCTGAAGTCATTGATATTCAGTCTTTACTTCCTTTAGATATCAACCATGATATTGTAAAAAGTGTAGCTAAAACCAATCGACTTATGGTCATCGATGAAGATGTTCCTGGTGGTGCATCTGCTTATATTTTAAATGAAATTATAAATACACAAAGCGCATTTCAACATCTCGATGGTCAGCCTAAAACATTAACTGCACAGCCTCATCGTCCAGCTTATGGCACTGATGGAGACTATTTTTCGAAACCTTCTGCGGAAGATATTTTCGAAGCCATTTACGATGTCATGCATGAAGCAAATCCAAATGATTATCCTAAATTAAGATAA